The sequence CCACGCTGGATCTCTGGAAGGCGGAGTTCGGCGCGGGCGAAGTGACCCTGCAGGGGAACAAGGCATCCGGCTGGGGCGGCGGTGTGGCCACGAACTATGTTCCATTTGTTCAGTGCCGGTGAGAGGAGGAGCGCAGTGATCAGGAAAGTGGAGTGGGGAAGACGGTTGGCACAACGCGATGAGCGGGGTTCGGTTCTTGTTCTGGCGGTACTCATGATCGCGCTCTTTGCGATGGCGGGGGGGACCTTTCTGGCAATCTCCACATCCGAGGGGCGAATCGCAACGAACCGGGAGAAAGCGACGCAAGCGCTCTATGTCGCAGAGGCGGGTGCGCATGTGGCGTACCGGGAGTTCGCGGCGTCGAACTTCCGGGGGAGAACGCACAACGGGGACGGCACAATGGCCTCTGCGGGTCTCTTGGCTGTTGCCGCGTTTCAGGGCGGACTCACGCTGGACGACATGGACGACAACGGTCTTGCGGAAGAGCGGAACGACGGGTGGTATGTGTGGGAGTGGAACTTGGGCGACGATCAAGCGGAATCCCTGACGGGTTCCGGCCTGGCGGAGAGTTTTCGGTTTGCGCTCCGCCCCGCCAGCACCGACGCGGATGAGGACGAGTACATCATCGATGTGATCGGCAGTGTTGGGATCTTCAGTCGAAGGCTGGAAGTTCTTGGGTACACCGAACCGGCGTTCGGATATGCACTCTACTCGGATGGGGATCTGTCCGAGTTCACCCGCGGAGTGGATCAGGACATCAGCGGGAAGATCCATGCCAACGGGAACCTGTACTTTCGACCCGCCGGAACGGTGTTGTCTGTGGACTCGCCCATGATCACGGCAACCGGGCAGATGATTCGCACGGAAGATGCGTGGGGGCGTCCGGCCCCCGGCGGAGAGACGGTGTTGATCAAGGACCGGGACGGGAACTGGGTGGAGATGGCGGGAGGAGGGGCGGGGGTCGCCATGGATTCGAACCACCCGGACTGGACAAACGATGATCCGGACGACGGCGTGGACGGGGCGTTGGATCTATGGGATGGGATTGTACGAGACGGGACTCTGGGCGCGACGAGCGTCGATCCTCCTCCGGTGGAGACGATGGAGGTGGGCGGGTACTTCGATCTGCGGGCCTCGCTCCGGATTCGAGCGGGAGACCTGCAATATGACAATGCCGGAAACGACATCAGCGCGTGGGTCGGGGATGCGATTCAGGAAGTCACCTTCTGGAATCCGTCCGTTGACCAGTATGTGACCGTGCAGGAGATCGACCTGAACATTCTTGCGTCGGGGGGGAACTTCCCGGCGAGCGGTCTGATTCACTCCGATGTCCCGCTTCGTGTGGTCAACGCATCCCAACTCGAGAACGATCTGACGATCGTGGCGGACCACTCGATCTACACAAAGGGCAGCTTCAACAGCGTGAACAAGAGGGCGGCTGCGCTGGTGTCCTCCGGGCGAATCTGGCATGTCTCCGACGCCTGGCAGGATGACGATGCCTACACCATGGCGCCCAAGAGTTCTCGTCAGGCGGCCAATGGAACCACGGAGATTCACGCCGCGATGGTGGATGGCCAGCCGGTAGTCGAGGAAGCGAACTACGCAGACCTGGACGGGGACGGCTTCCCCGACGACCCGGGCGCCGGCGACACCTGGGCGAACAACGACCACCTGCTGGAGTCATGGGGTGGGTCGCGCACTCTCCTCAAGCGCGGGTCCATCGTTCACATGCAGTTCGCCGACATGGCGGACAACCTGAACAATGCGGGCATTCTTCCCGAGGAAGTAGCGTGGTCCAAACACGCAGCGTACAGTCCGCCGCATCGCGACTATGGATATGATCCTTCCCTTGCGGGAATGTCGGGGCAGCCTCCGTATGCCCCGCTGGTTTCGAGGCTCTTTCTCTGGCGGGAAGTCACTCCCTGACACGGGAGGGTCGCGGCGGGATGTTCACGCACTGCTCGCCGTGGAACGCGCAGGTGGAAGCAAATCCCGTTGACCCGCTTCCGTCTCTCCCGCTAGCCTGACTGGTTCAGACGGGCACCTCCACCTCTGTGCATGGGTGTGTGATGGGAACGGGCCGAACCAGGAAGCGCACGAGCAACGGCAGAGGAGACTCGCGTCTGCAGCGTGCGGTGCAGACGGATGTTCTTCACGCTCTTCTAGAAGCGAATCGGGACGCGATTGTGGTGATCGATTCCGACAAACGGTTCGCGGAGTTTTCGGCATCCGCCGAATCCACACTGGGGTGGTCTCGCGCGGAAGCCATTGGCGAAAGCTGCCAGAAGATCCTCAAGTGCCAGGATACGGACGGCGCTCTTCTGTGTGACGCGGGCTGTCCGCTGGATGCGCTCCTGAACGAATCCTCCGTTCGGTCCTGTGCCGCCATGTATATTCTTTCGAAGAACGGAGATGTTCGGTTTCTTGAGTCGGACTATACCTCCGTGCCGGACCGATCCGGGAAGGCCCGCCATTTCGTCGGCGTTCTCCGAAACGCGGGAGAAGGGGAGTGGCTGGGAAGTTTTGGCGCGGAGACGCGTCGGCTCCTGTCACTGGGGACGATCTCTGCGGGGATCGCCCATGAGATACGCAACCCGCTGACGGGAATCCGCACGACAATCCAGTATGTGCTGAAGCATCAGGATCGCGGAGACCCCTACCGGGAGAGTCTGCACGCGTCTATCAAGGAACTGGATCGCATCGAAGCGGTCATTTCCGATTTTCTTGCGTATTCCCGCCCGCCATCTCCACGCCGGCGCTCCCGGGATGTGAACCGCGTTCTCTCCGACTCTCTTGCGCTGGCGCGGGAGTCGCTGGAATCCGTAGGTGTGGACCTTGTGACGGACATGGAAGAGGAACTGCCACGGCTTTCCATCGATCCGGGTATGATGCGGGAGGTGTTTCTGAACATCGTCATGAACGCCCGGGACGCCATGCGAAAGAAGGGGGGAACACTCCGCGTGTCCAGCTGGCTCAGCCCCCGATCGAAGCCGTCGTCGCCGACCGGGATTCGTATCGCCTTCAGCGACACCGGCCCCGGCATTCCCGAGGGAACTTCCGCAGACATTTTTGAACCGTTTATGTCGGGTCGTGCAAAGGGTCTTGGCCTCGGCCTCTCAATCAGCCAGAGAATCTGCAAGGCGCATGGGGGACTTATCTCCGCGACCAACAATTCAGAAGGCGGAAGCCGGTTTACCGTGATTCTCCCCATCCCGCAAAGCGAGACGCGTCCGGTATTGCCCTCGAAAGAACAGAGAGAAGAGAGGGCGAAGCCCGTGTCGGAGGGGAGTCCCGCATGACCGACAGCGTTCTTGTGATCGACGATGAGCAAACGGTGCGCTCCACGCTCCGACGCGCGTTGGAGGACGAGGGCTTTTGCGTGGTGACGGCCCCGTCCGGCCGATCCGGATTGCGTGCTGCCAGAGAGAACGCTCCGGATGTGGCCGTCGTGGATCTGAAGCTGGGCGACATGTCGGGCCTGGAGGTCCTTCGGGAACTCAAGGCGCTGGACCCTCGACCGGTGGCCTTGATGATCAGCGCCTACGGGGAGGTGCAGGATGTTGTGCAGGCCATGAAACTCGGTGCGGAAGACTATGTACGCAAACCTTACGACCTCGACGAGATGGTCCGGTGCGTTTCCCAGAACCTGCGTGCATCTCGAATGCGGCGCTCCATTCCCGCCTCTACTGAGATGAGAGAAGACGGTGGGCTCGGGCGGATTCTCGGGGATTCCGGCGCGATCGAGGAAGTCCGGGAGACCATCCTGAAGGTCGTTCCGAGCGGTGCTCACACGGTGCTGATCCAGGGGGAAACCGGGACTGGAAAGGAGCTGGTTGCGCGAGCGCTGCATCTTGAATCGGATCGACGGGATCACCCCTTCGTCAAGCTCAACTGCTCCGCGATTCCTGAATCGCTCTTTGAAAGTGAGCTTTTCGGACACGAGAAGGGGACATTCACCGATGCACGCGAGACTCGGGAAGGCCTTGCGGAGACGGCGGACGGGGGGACGCTCTTTCTCGATGAGATCGGCGACGCCGGGGCTTCCGCGCAGGCAAAACTTCTGACATTTATCGAGGAGCGATCATTTCGCAGGCTTGGCGGGCGAGAGGATCGAGTGGTGGATGTCCGCATCGTGGCGGCAACGAACAAGGACCTGGACGCAGAGTGTGACGCGGGTGAGTTCCGAAGCGATCTGTTGCATCGGCTGAAAGTGATCGGGATCGCTCTTCCACCACTTCGCGAACGCGAAGGAGATGTGGTGTGTCTCGCCAGAGAGTTCCTTTCAGAGTTTGGGGAACTGGCCGGGAAGCCGGGGATCGCGCTGTCCGAAGATGCGGTGGAGTGTCTGGAGAGTTACGACTGGCCTGGAAATGTGCGCGAACTCCGCAACTCGCTGGAGCGGATTGTTCTTCTGGAAGACATCGACACGCTTCTCCCTGGCCATCTTTCCCAGAAGATCCGCGAGAGCTCTTCATTGTCGCGTGCCCGAGGACTGATCGCGAAGCGTTCGGTTCCTCTTTCTGAAGTGGAGCGCGAACACATCCTCCGCATTCTTGAAGAAACGGATGGCAACCGCACTCGCGCGGCCGAGATACTTGGCATCACACGGCAGACGCTGATCACCAAGCTGAAGTTGTACTCGTCGACCGGTGACGAATGCGCGCCCCTTGTGTCAAAGAAATAGACGCGACTGAGCATGCGTTGTCGAACTTCTTGACGCGTGTTGCGTTCCTGCACCCTTCCTCGGGAGGGGTTGTCGCCTTCCTGTTCTCTCTCGCAGCGTGCTCAGTGCGGCAGAATCGGTAGAGAACACAAGGGTTGGAGGTCGTGAAGCGTTCGTCATGGGCGGAATGATTCGATGTGGGGAGTTCATCGACCAAACTGGCATGAGAGATGCAAGGCTTTCAGCGAACTCGTGCGTTCATGCAGTTCGCCTGTATGTCAATCGAGAGAGCCTGCGGAGCGTGGAGGCGCGTCAGATGCCGGGACGACTGCTGATTCTCATGGACGACGAGCCGGTCACGACAAGAGCATTGGCACTGGATCTTTCGGAAGCAGGGTACGAGGTGGAGACGGCCGTGGATGAAGTGGATGCCCTGCGGAGGTTTGACAAGGATCCGTATGATCTCGTGATCGCGGCCGAGGACGCGGGCTCCGGGGGCGGAGGGTTTGTGAAGAACCTGCGTCTCGCCAGTCCCTCGGCGAAGGTTGTGGTGATGACGACGCGAGGAGGAAGACGGGAGAGGGTCCGGATGGAACCCGGCGGTGCCCGCGTCCGAAAACCCTTCGATCTGGATGAGTTCCGCTTGCTGGTGGATCGACTGCTGGCATCGGAGACGACAGGAGAGTCGGGGAAGACGATGTGACCCTCGCCCTTGGGCGGTGGTCATTCGGCGCTTTCCCGGGATCAGTACTTTCCCGATGCGTCGTTTCCGGAGACGGTGCGGCCCGCGTGCGGGCCGGGAACGAGTTGCCACTTTGGAGGTGGTTCTGAATGGCGATGGCTCGCTCGAAGGCGAAAGCCAAGGCGAAGACCAAGCGTAAGGTGAAGGCGAAGGCCAAGCGCAAGGTGAAGGCCAAGGCCAAGCGCAAGGTGAAGGCCAAGGCCAAGCGCAAGGTGAAGGCGAAGGCCAAGCGCAAGGTGAAGGCCAAGGCCAAGCGCAAGCGCTAGGAAGAGTCGTGCGGGCCTCTGTCCGCAACGGCCAAGTGTGGGAGCGGGGGGGAGCAATCCTCCCCGCTTTTCATTGGGAGCGTTCCGTCAGATCATGGGGAACTCCCCGGGGAGGGTGGGGTTCTCATGGTGCGGCGGACAGGAATCCACAGCGCCAATCAGGCACGCGGCCAGGAGGCTGCGCGGGTTCGATTCCGTCGCCTTGAGCGATTCCGGGCGCAATGACTCCCAAACGACGGCTGGGCTTTGCGAAAGGCTGGTAACCGGTACGCGAAGAGGATAGAGTGACCCGTTAGCGTGGGAGTCGGCTTCCGAGCGAAGTGTCGGAATGGGTCTCTCTGTGTAGATCCTTTAGCGGCAGTTACTTTGCACTTGACATATTTGCGGATACTTGCCTTTATTGGAGTCCATTGAGAGGGTCCGTTTGGCGGACAAACGGGCTGCAAGGATGCCAGGAGCGGAAAGAGGGGACATGACAACACTGGTCCAGGAGACGGCAGAGCGGGTGACGCGGATCAAGGATTGCCCGACCTGCGACGGACGAAAGAAGATGCGGGTACTTCGGGCACTGGACGACACCGGGGTGGAGTGGCTGAACTGCCTGACCTGCAACAGCATTGTTTGCTTTGAAGGAGATGAAGAGACCGGTTCTTTACGGAATCCGACCGCTGTCGGGCTTCTTGGAGACGCGGCACCAGGTGACTTCCGGACCTATGTTCCTGAGGAGTGTTACGAAATAGGCGAGTTTTTCTATCATCAAACCTGGCGCGATGTCGGGCGTGTGATTCGCAAACAAGTGCTTCCCGGCAGCCGGAGTGCCATCGAAGTGGCTTTTCTAAACGGGGGACTGAAGTTCCTGATCGAAGGCTGCACCCCGGTCGAACTCTGAGCCGAGAGATCGGCGGAACTGCGCGCGTTCCTCCGAGGCGGACTCTTCTGTTCCGCTGGCGAGGCCCCCGGGCGATTCACGGGCAGAGCAGATGTTCCTTCCTCTGAAAGATGTGAATCCTGCCACTCGCCGGCCGTGGGTGACGCTGGCACTCATGGCCGCGAACACGCTGGCCTACCTGGCACAGGTGCAGGCGGAATCGCGCGGGTACTCCCTTGTGGCGGTCGGAGGGTTTGTCCCGGTAGATCCCGCACCCGTCGCGCTCCTGACATCGATGTTCCTCCACGGGGGAGTTCTGCATCTGGGGGGGAATCTCCTCTACCTCTGGATCTTCGGGAACAACGTCGAGGATGTGCTGGGGCACGGACGGTTTCTCGTGTTCTATCTCCTGGCGGGACTGGGCGGGCATCTCGCACACGGGCTGGTCTATTCAGGCTCTGCCATTCCCACGATCGGTGCAAGCGGTGCGATCTCAGGCATCCTTGCAGCGTATCTGATTCGGTTCCCGCGTTCTCGCGTAGTGTCCATCCTCTTCCTCGGGTTCTTCTTCCGCCTGATTCGCACGCCTGCCTCCGTGGTGATTGGCTGGTGGATCGTGATTCAACTTCTGCGTGGCGTCGTGGGTTTCGGAGAGGGAGGGTCCCCGGGCGTGGCCTGGTTCGAGCATATCGGAGGGTTCGCAGCGGGGTTGGTACTCTTCAAGTTGCTGGAGGCGATGCGAAGATGAGACTCAGAAGGTGTCTTGCCGCTCCGGCGATCCTTGCACTCTGGGCGGGGTGCTGTCCCCGGCCTTCGGTCTCTCCAGTCATCGATGGCCCGGATTCGACAGACCTTCGTGCCCGCCTGGATTCTCGCGCTTCGCTGGCAGGGAGGATCACGGGATCGCTGAAAATGGAGGATCCGGCCGAGGGCGTGGAAGAGTCCTGCCGCGTCGCCATCACACTGGCTGGTCCCGATCGGCTGCGCATTCGTGGCACCTCCAGGCTCTTCTTCGACGCATTTGACCTTGCGGTGAGTTCGGACACGGCAGTTCTGCTCCTCCCGCGCGAGAAAATCGCTGTGGTGGGGCCACCTGACAGCCCGGGATGGCGGGAACTGGCGTGGTCCCCGCAGGACCTGCTCATCGCGCTTCTGGCGCATCCCCTGGCGGGTCGCCCGTTGGATTCCGGTGCGGTCCGGGCATCCGCCGACGACTCGGGACTGGCGGGAGGGAACTGGCGGCTTGAAGCGGACCCGCCCACGGGGATGCCGTCAGAACTGATCGGAGGGAGCGGCCCGGAACTCCGGATTGTCTGGACCGATTGGCAAGTTCGCGGAGGCGTGGAGTGGCCAATGCTCATCACGATCGAACGGGGTGGCCGACGATTGCAGCTGAGGACGGATCTCGTGCAGCTTGACCATGCCCCCTCAGAAGGCACCTTTCTGCTGGCGCCCCCTGAGGGTTTTGACCTCTACTCACCCGGGAGTGAACTCCTCCGCGCAGGGGAATGACCGCTCCGCCTCGATGCCACCCGACAAATGCACCCAGTAGGCGGTGAATCCCAACAAGCAAGGGACCGCGGGGTCGAGACTCTCGATTTCAGTTGACACTCAGTCGCAGGAAGCCGAACAATGGGAGTCATTCGCAGGTGAGAACCCCATCCTAGGAAAGGGGGGACGAACCATGGCCACCGCCAGAGCTTCGCAAACGGTGCCCCTGGATGACTCCTTCGGCATGTACCTTCGTGACATCGGGCGCATTCCTCTTCTCACCCGAGAAGAAGAGGGCGTTCTGGGCAAGAGAATCCGTGCCGGTGAAGAAGCCGCAGTGCATGAACTGGTCCAGGCCAACCTTCGCTTTGTGGTCAGCGTCGCCAAGCGATACATGAACCGGGGTGTTGCCCTGAGTGATCTCGTTACGGAAGGCAACCTCGGTCTTTACGAAGCCGCACGGCGTTTTGACGAACGCAAAGGGTGCGCGTTTATTTCGTATGCAGTCTGGTGGATTCGCCGAAATCTGAACAAGGCCATGGCGGATCAGGTGCATCTCGTCCACTACCCGCACAGCCGCCGGGATACCCTTCGCAAGGTATGCAGCGCGGAGGAATCGCTGGAGAAGAGGCTCGAGCGGCAGCCGTCGCTTCGGGAGATCTCGGAGGCCATCGGCCGGGCTCCCCAGGAAATCCAGGAGGCCATGGCATCCGTGAGGGCGTATTCCATGGTGACGGACTACGAAGGAGTGAATCGAGAAACGCCGCTGAACCGAATCGCGGACTCCACGCTGCTGGGGACTCCGGATCGCGGCCTGGAGGATTGTGAACTCAACCACCATGTTCACAATGCGGTAGAGCGATTGAGCCAGAGAGAGGAACTCATCATCAACCTCTACTACGGGCTGGCCGGAGAAGAGCCGTACACGCTCGGTGAAATCGGGAAGAGACTCCATCTTTCGAAGGAGCGAATCCGCCAACTGAAGGACCGTGCGCTGAGTCGCCTTCGTACGGGTGGCCTGAGCCGGGCGCTGCACGCGCACCTCAACTGAGCCAGGCGGCGTCGCCGTGGATCAGGTTGTCACGGGGGGATGATACCGATGACTCGCAGACCTCCGGGAAGACCACGCGCAGCCCCTCAGGGCTCCGCGGCGGACTGGCGTCGTGTCGGGCTTCGCCGTACTCCGCAAAGAGATGTCATCCTGAACCTTGTGCGGGGTTCCCCCACGCATCCCACCGCGGTACAGATTCACCAGGATGCCGTTGCCTCGATTCCCGGCATCAGTCTCGCCACGGTCTATCGGACGCTCCGTGTTCTCAAGGAGCGCGGGCTGATTCACGAGTTCGGCGGGGCGGGGGTTTCATCTCGCTACGATGGAGCCATTCCGGACCATGAGCATGTCCGTTGTGTGCGCTGCGGCGATGTTGCGGATATCATGCTCTCCGGAATGGACGAAGTTCGACAGCGAGTCGCCGAGGCCACAGGGTATCGCGTCAGTCATCACCCGCTGATCTTCATGGGGCTTTGCCCTCACTGTTCGAGCAGCGAGAAGGTCAGGACGCCGGGGGCGCGGAAGCCGGGTTCTCCGGATGCGGAGGAGTCGAGGGCGGGAGAAGAAACTCAGAAGGATTCCGACTGGTCCCGGTGGTACTGGTGAGGATCGAAGTCTTCCCGATGGGGCCGTTCCAGGTGAACTCATACCTGCTCACCTGCAAGAAGACGCACGAGGTCGTCGTCGTGGACCCCGGCGATGAGGCCGAAGTCCTCGTCCGACTCCTGAGGGAGCGGGACGCAACCCCCACGGCCATTCTCTCTACCCACGGACACCTGGACCATGTCAGCGGCAACCGCGTTGTGCAGGATGCGTTTGATTGTCCCATCCTGATGCACAAGGCGGACCTTCCCCTGCTGGAGGCATTTGACAGTCAGGCCGCCGCCTTCGGTCTGGATTTGCCCACTCCCCCGGCTCCCGGCGGCACCCTCGTGCCGGGACAGCCGTTCTCATTCGGAGAGTGCTCGCTGGAGGTGCTCCATACCCCGGGGCACTCGCCGGGGAGCGTGACCCTCGTGTCGGGGCAGGACGCGATTTCGGGAGATGTCCTCTTCTCCGGTTCCATCGGTCGGACCGACCTCCCCGGCGGGGACATACGAACGCTCCTGCGCTCCATCGACGAGGTCCTCGTTCCGCTTGGAGATGAGATGCGCATCCACCCGGGACACGGCCCCGCGACGGATATCGGGCGGGAGCGACGGTCCAATCCCTTCCTGCAGCCGGAAATGCGCTCTCAGTTTCTCTAGACGCGCCGGGGGCCGCGCGGCCCCTCGCGCTCAGTGCCGGACGCCGCTCCAGTCGACGGAAGGCAGCGCGTATTCGGTCAGGCCGAGTTTTCGGCGCACCACGAGTTCCCCGTAGAGCCAGAGAGCTTCCTCGTGCGTGGGTGCCACGGCGAGGAACGCGCCGGTTTCCGCAAGCGCCTGTCGCTCATTCCCGAACTTCCGGAGCAGGCGGATGCGTGCGAATCGTTCGGGGAGGGGCAGTGCGTCGGCTGGGCCTCGCAGAAGTTCCTCGGGTCCCCGGGGAGATCCGGCCGCAGGAGGGGGAAGGAGCCGGCCCAGCGACTCCAGGTCGTCCAGCATCGCGAGTGCCAGTGCGAGACCGGTCCGCGCCACAGCCTGATCCGCTTCGGCCAGGAGCTGAAGCGCGAGGTCGCGGGCTTCCCCGGCGTGCCCGCGTCGCGAGAGCGCCACAAAGGCCCCGACCTGATCTTGTGCCGAGCGCGCATTCCACGCGATCCCTTCGAGTGATGCGTTTCGGTACCGAACCTCTGCCGCGAGGAGCGGGTCCAGCGCAAGGCCCGCGGCTTCACTCGCAGCATCTCGAAGTTGCCCCATGGCGAGGAGCGCCTCGGCACGCTCGCGGGAAGCCGCCGGGGAGCGGAGCGTTTCTTCGGGAAGCGCGTCCAGCACCGTCACGGCTTCCTCGGGCGATCTGGTTGCCGTGAGCCACCTCGCAAAGTCCAGTCCGGCTGACGGGTCTTCAGCGGAGACCGCGCGCAGGTCGTCAGCGCACACATCGTAGATGCGCCAGGTATGGCCGATCGACTCCCGGGGGGAGAGCCGCCGGAGCCAGCGCAGGGGACGATCATCAAACGAGAGGATGCTGTGGAGGGCGTTGATGTTTGCGGCGACGACGCCATCGGTGGGCCGCTCCGGATTGACACGAACACCCCGCTCTTTCGCCCATGCCCGGAAACGCCCCTCATCCTGCCCCCAGTCCAGGTTGGAGTCGATCAGTGCCCGATCCCCGCGAGCCGGTCCTCCCGCAAGTTCATTGAAGTACGCGAGATGGTCCGGCGTGACTCGCACGGCGCCAAGGGTCAGC is a genomic window of Gemmatimonadota bacterium containing:
- a CDS encoding transcriptional repressor; the encoded protein is MTRRPPGRPRAAPQGSAADWRRVGLRRTPQRDVILNLVRGSPTHPTAVQIHQDAVASIPGISLATVYRTLRVLKERGLIHEFGGAGVSSRYDGAIPDHEHVRCVRCGDVADIMLSGMDEVRQRVAEATGYRVSHHPLIFMGLCPHCSSSEKVRTPGARKPGSPDAEESRAGEETQKDSDWSRWYW
- a CDS encoding MBL fold metallo-hydrolase is translated as MVLVRIEVFPMGPFQVNSYLLTCKKTHEVVVVDPGDEAEVLVRLLRERDATPTAILSTHGHLDHVSGNRVVQDAFDCPILMHKADLPLLEAFDSQAAAFGLDLPTPPAPGGTLVPGQPFSFGECSLEVLHTPGHSPGSVTLVSGQDAISGDVLFSGSIGRTDLPGGDIRTLLRSIDEVLVPLGDEMRIHPGHGPATDIGRERRSNPFLQPEMRSQFL
- a CDS encoding sigma-54 dependent transcriptional regulator, which gives rise to MTDSVLVIDDEQTVRSTLRRALEDEGFCVVTAPSGRSGLRAARENAPDVAVVDLKLGDMSGLEVLRELKALDPRPVALMISAYGEVQDVVQAMKLGAEDYVRKPYDLDEMVRCVSQNLRASRMRRSIPASTEMREDGGLGRILGDSGAIEEVRETILKVVPSGAHTVLIQGETGTGKELVARALHLESDRRDHPFVKLNCSAIPESLFESELFGHEKGTFTDARETREGLAETADGGTLFLDEIGDAGASAQAKLLTFIEERSFRRLGGREDRVVDVRIVAATNKDLDAECDAGEFRSDLLHRLKVIGIALPPLREREGDVVCLAREFLSEFGELAGKPGIALSEDAVECLESYDWPGNVRELRNSLERIVLLEDIDTLLPGHLSQKIRESSSLSRARGLIAKRSVPLSEVEREHILRILEETDGNRTRAAEILGITRQTLITKLKLYSSTGDECAPLVSKK
- a CDS encoding RNA polymerase sigma factor RpoD/SigA; the encoded protein is MATARASQTVPLDDSFGMYLRDIGRIPLLTREEEGVLGKRIRAGEEAAVHELVQANLRFVVSVAKRYMNRGVALSDLVTEGNLGLYEAARRFDERKGCAFISYAVWWIRRNLNKAMADQVHLVHYPHSRRDTLRKVCSAEESLEKRLERQPSLREISEAIGRAPQEIQEAMASVRAYSMVTDYEGVNRETPLNRIADSTLLGTPDRGLEDCELNHHVHNAVERLSQREELIINLYYGLAGEEPYTLGEIGKRLHLSKERIRQLKDRALSRLRTGGLSRALHAHLN
- a CDS encoding response regulator, with amino-acid sequence MRDARLSANSCVHAVRLYVNRESLRSVEARQMPGRLLILMDDEPVTTRALALDLSEAGYEVETAVDEVDALRRFDKDPYDLVIAAEDAGSGGGGFVKNLRLASPSAKVVVMTTRGGRRERVRMEPGGARVRKPFDLDEFRLLVDRLLASETTGESGKTM
- a CDS encoding ATP-binding protein, with product MQTDVLHALLEANRDAIVVIDSDKRFAEFSASAESTLGWSRAEAIGESCQKILKCQDTDGALLCDAGCPLDALLNESSVRSCAAMYILSKNGDVRFLESDYTSVPDRSGKARHFVGVLRNAGEGEWLGSFGAETRRLLSLGTISAGIAHEIRNPLTGIRTTIQYVLKHQDRGDPYRESLHASIKELDRIEAVISDFLAYSRPPSPRRRSRDVNRVLSDSLALARESLESVGVDLVTDMEEELPRLSIDPGMMREVFLNIVMNARDAMRKKGGTLRVSSWLSPRSKPSSPTGIRIAFSDTGPGIPEGTSADIFEPFMSGRAKGLGLGLSISQRICKAHGGLISATNNSEGGSRFTVILPIPQSETRPVLPSKEQREERAKPVSEGSPA
- a CDS encoding rhomboid family intramembrane serine protease; protein product: MFLPLKDVNPATRRPWVTLALMAANTLAYLAQVQAESRGYSLVAVGGFVPVDPAPVALLTSMFLHGGVLHLGGNLLYLWIFGNNVEDVLGHGRFLVFYLLAGLGGHLAHGLVYSGSAIPTIGASGAISGILAAYLIRFPRSRVVSILFLGFFFRLIRTPASVVIGWWIVIQLLRGVVGFGEGGSPGVAWFEHIGGFAAGLVLFKLLEAMRR
- a CDS encoding pilus assembly PilX N-terminal domain-containing protein, which translates into the protein MIRKVEWGRRLAQRDERGSVLVLAVLMIALFAMAGGTFLAISTSEGRIATNREKATQALYVAEAGAHVAYREFAASNFRGRTHNGDGTMASAGLLAVAAFQGGLTLDDMDDNGLAEERNDGWYVWEWNLGDDQAESLTGSGLAESFRFALRPASTDADEDEYIIDVIGSVGIFSRRLEVLGYTEPAFGYALYSDGDLSEFTRGVDQDISGKIHANGNLYFRPAGTVLSVDSPMITATGQMIRTEDAWGRPAPGGETVLIKDRDGNWVEMAGGGAGVAMDSNHPDWTNDDPDDGVDGALDLWDGIVRDGTLGATSVDPPPVETMEVGGYFDLRASLRIRAGDLQYDNAGNDISAWVGDAIQEVTFWNPSVDQYVTVQEIDLNILASGGNFPASGLIHSDVPLRVVNASQLENDLTIVADHSIYTKGSFNSVNKRAAALVSSGRIWHVSDAWQDDDAYTMAPKSSRQAANGTTEIHAAMVDGQPVVEEANYADLDGDGFPDDPGAGDTWANNDHLLESWGGSRTLLKRGSIVHMQFADMADNLNNAGILPEEVAWSKHAAYSPPHRDYGYDPSLAGMSGQPPYAPLVSRLFLWREVTP